Genomic window (Lycium barbarum isolate Lr01 chromosome 2, ASM1917538v2, whole genome shotgun sequence):
GGTGTTCCTTTGCTTCGATTTTATTATTAACTGTTGTTTTGCTTTGCTTCGATTATATTATTATCTGTTGTTTACTTTGCTGCGATTATTGCATTATTTGTTGTTGCTACTGTTCtattctctattattattttgattttttcaTTTGATATGTATTTGACTGTTTATTATTACGTGTTGTTTCCTTTGCTTCGATTTTATTATTACGTGGTGTTTCCTTTGCTTAGATTATTGCATTACTTGTTGTTGCTACTGTTCTattctctattattattattattattattattattattattattttttgatttgATATGTATTTGACTGTGATTCTTCGATTTTATTATTACGTGTTGTTTCCTTTGCTTCGATTATATTATTACCTGGTGTTTCCTTTGCTTAGATTATTGCATTATTTGTTGTTGCTACTGTTCTattctctattattattattattattattattttttgatttgATATGTATTTGACTGTGATTCTTCGATTTTATTATTACGTGTTGTTTCCTTTGCTTCGATTATATTATTACCTGGTGTTTCCTTTGCTTAGATTATTGCATTATTTGTTGTTGCTACTGTTCTattctctattattattattattattattattttttgatttgATATGTATTTGACTGTGATTCTTCGATTTTATTATTACGTGTTGTTTCCTTTGCTTCGATTATATTATTACCTGGTGTTTCCTTTGCTTAGATTATTGCATTATTTGTTGTTGCTACTGTTCTattctctattattattattattattattattttttgatttgATATGTATTTGACTGTGATTCTTCGATTTTATTATTACGTGTTGTTTCCTTTGCTTCGATTATATTATTACCTGGTGTTTCCTTTGCTTAGATTATTGCATTATTTGTTGTTGCTACTGTTCTattctctattattattattattattattattattttttgatttgATATGTATTTGACTGTGATTCTTCGATTTTATTATTACGTGTTGTTTCCTTTGCTTCGATTATATTATTACCTGGTGTTTCCTTTGCTTAGATTATTGCATTATTTGTTGTTGCTACTGTTCTattctctattattattattattattattttgatttgATATGTATTTGACTGTGATTCTTCGATTTTATTATTATGTGTTGTTTCCTTTGCTTTGATTATATTATTACCTGGTGTTTCCTTTGCTTAGATTATTGCATTACTTGTTGTTGCTACTGTTCTattctctattattattattattattattttgattttttgattTGATATGTATTTGACTGTGATTCTTCGATTTTATTATTACGTGTTGTTTCCTTTGCTTTGATTATATTATTACCTGGTGTTTCCTTTGCTTAGATTATTGCATTACTTGTTGTTGCTACTGTTCTattctctattattattattattattattattttgatttgATATGTATTTGACTGTGATTCTTCGATTTTATTATTACGTGTTGTTTCCTTTGCTTCGATTATATTATTACCTGGTGTTTCCTTTGCTTAGATTATTGCATTATTTGTTGTTGCTACTGTTCtattctctattattgtttcctAGAATGTAATGCTTTGTCAAAGCTACTTGTGTGAAACGTAATCATGCTTCTTTAATTTCTGAAAATGTTGCCTATGTTCTTGTGATGGTATGTGCAGGAATATTCTCGTGAAAGACTCAGAGAAGGTGCTATTACAAGAGAAATTGCCTACAGAAGGTGAAATGTTTTATTTTGACGTTTTCCCTTTTTGTTCTCCCTCTTTCATCTTCTTGCTCAAAATAGTATGTATCTTCAATCTTCTTAGGAAGGAAGTTGGCTGGGGATTAGGAAAAGTGTAAGTTGCTACCGGTTTCTTCCTTCATAATTATATAGTTGTCCCACATGGGTTATGTAAGAGTTCTCAAAGAAGTTCATAAACATCTTGAGCAATTCCACCAAATGCCTTAAGGTGTTGGGTTGGATGCTTAGATTCTTCCCGACAAGAGATCCTTATGCAGCTTTAAACTTCTGGATACCTTTTAAGATGAGGCAAGCTCTTAGATTGTCCAACTTCCGGTCTGTCAATCTTATTCGTTGCTGCCTCTTCCCATTCCATCTGTTATGAACTTAAACTTTTCTCATAATGTCTTCTTTCACAGGTGTTTCTTCAAGAATTGTGGAAGTTCCATCAGCAATAAATTCATGTTCCAAAGCAGTTATACTTGTTTGTACATTCCTCAACTCTTATGCCTAAGATCTCCTTATATTACCAGTGATGATTGTCTAAAGATACTAGCTCATGTGAATCTAACGAAAACATTAGTCATGGTTTTCCGCTAAGGCTTCATTTAGTAATAATTAGAGTCGACTGAAATATTCGTCTGAAGTCTTTAACTTTTAATTGGGGCCTATAACTTTCTTGCGAGCCTGTGTTAGTATAAAAGGAAATGAAAATTTGGAAAGACCTTTTATCATATGCcactttgttttcttttttcttgcttTCCCTGAAATATGTGATATTGCTTCTAAATCATAACATGAAGAAAATTCTATTGCTGGACCGTAACTTTTTTCATTACAGCTACTATGCATCAATCTCAATTGGTGTTTGCTATATGAATTCTCGCTGACCTTGTTTCTCCATTTAAGCTCAACGAATGTCATCATCATACCAAAGAAATATAGAAGTGAAAAATAAGTTAAATATATGTAAGTTATCGTAATAATAACAATAGTTATACTAAAAGGTCTGTATATTCTTACTGGCATATAAATCTATCTATAATATAATAAATACAAAATACTCCTAGAAATTTTTTAGGTTCGCATTCAACGTACTAACAAGACAAAACTATTCCCAACTAGTAGATATCACCTATATGGATCTTTTTCTTCCATTGTGCCCTATCTTTAGCTAAGTCCACATAATTCCAAGAAATTGTAGGAATTTCGAGACAACTTTCTTTTATGTGATTTTAGGTCTATTCCGTCTTCTTTTTAACACCTTCACTCACCATAGTTGATAGTACCACACCTACGGACCGGCACGTCTGTAGGGCGACATAGGACATGACTAAACCATCTCAAACGACCTTCTCTCGTTTTATCCTTAATGCATGCTACTTGCACGGCAAATGTGGTCATTGTTAATTCTCTCTTGTATTATATGACCCCACATCCATCTTAGTGTCTGCATCTCTGTGACACTCATCTTGTGGATGTGTTGGACTTTAGCGGCCCAACATTCGCTACCATATAACATCGTCGGTCTTATAACCGTTCTGTAGAACTTACCTTTTATTAGGCACCCTTCTACCACAAAGCACCCCGGCAGTACTTCTCCATCAACCATTCTGTTTTAATTCTAGTCTCAACCCTCACCACAATCCCGTATGTTTTTCATTAATTTGTAATATTTTGATAAAGGTGCAAAAAGTACTTATAAAAGAAGCCTCGgactcaggggttggcctggtggcaattggcttgagccttggggtgctccctttcaaggtctcaagttcgaaacccactgggtgcaaacaatttctgagggccatcggactgggtaaaaccctgaattacccgtggtgcacttgcgggaaactccttgccgagggcctgtgcaccctcgggattagtcggggctcaaagagcctcggacacccggtgcttaatcaaaaaaaaaaaagtacttataAAAGAAGCATTTTCTTTTTGACCATCTCAATTCCAGTTGCTTTAATTGTATGTTTTTGTTTCCGAAAATGTTGTTTTCCTTGTTGCTTCTTTAGGTGGCTAGTGCAGCTTATGGCACCGATCATATCCCAGCACTTGATATTATAAGGAGATTAAAGTCCAGAAATGGACTAGCCATCGGCATCATCCTGAAACCTTTTAGCTTTGAAGGACGAAGGCGCTATGATGAGGTTTGTACTTTTCTTTTGGGAAATCATGCTGAATAAATCTTTTTATGGAAGGATATTAGTCGACAAAAGATAAACAAAAAAATTGATCCATGaaggaagatttttttttttttttagtttcctcATTGGTTGTAAAGATTCACAAGCCATTTGACAATGTTGTATGGACTAGGCAATTTGTTGTTCTACTTTAAAGTAATGAAGACAGGAGAGATGCACATGTTGTATATGTCATACCTGTCAAAACATTGATAAACCTGGAGGGATGGTGGTTGTTTAATGTGGTCATGCATAACAACTTGAAACCATAAACATGGTGTACCATATTGTTGGTCAGATATGATATGTGGTGGTGTAGCTAGGCAAGAGCATCTAAAGATATAGAGTTATTGGACCAACCAATTCACCTCTCTGGGCTCTGATAAGACTAAATTTAAGCATGTTCTAGATGAAGAGAAGATACTTCAATCAATTGTTAAGCTTATACAGGAAAGTAAGAACTACTCGGTTCTATTCCTGACTGATGTTTTCTATGATTACGCatccaagggtgtggcctagtgatcaatgaagtgggttggAACCATGAGGTCTCTGGTTCAAATCCAACAGAGACAAAAACACTCGGTGATTTTTTCCCATTTATTCTAGCCTTGGTGGAAGAGTTACCTGGTATCTGTTGCTGTAAGGAGGTGGCAGGTATCCCAGGAGATGTTTTGACAAGTCCGTAGCCAAAGCAAAGATGTGATTACTTATAAAAGGTTCATGTATAACAGGGTTATATCACCTAGTTTTCTAGGATGTCAGGGTTCTAAATCCTACTTCTAAGCAACCTGGGACTCCGTGCtgccaaaaaataaataattgaaggaataaaataaaaaaagtccataactaacaaaaaaaaaagagttaataGGTTTATAACATAACTTGAAAGAGTTAATTAAGGAAACCCCAGGTTGAAGTCCTCTGGTGGTGAATGGAACTTGCTATAGTGACTTCATGAAGAGTAGCTGATTCTATTTTTTTCTTGTCCTGCCTCTGGGCGTAGTGCATCATGCAGTATGTTATCTAATGCGGAGAACTGATCAGTGCTTTCTCACTTTCGTAttaaaacaaagatcaagaatATCAGAGACGTGCCATCTTTGTCAATAATAGTTTTCAAGGTAGACCTACTGATTCACAATAACGATAAAGTAGGGTAGACCTAAAAATGGGTTTTAGGCCTATTTATTTCATTTTACTTCTATCTTTATCTTAATGGACAATGGAGGACATTTTAAAGAGTTCAAAAATTGGGGTTTATTTATGTTGAGGTTACATAGGGACTATTAAAGATTTTTGTTTTTGGAATttgtttttctttaaatttttaaGAACCATTTTCACAATATTACTAACCCTGTCTCCGACCAATGCTTTTGATGGTTCATCCTACTTACAGGTCACAGATTTGATTGACAAACTTCAAAAGCATGCAACTGTTTGTATAGGTCAGTTGAACTTTGCATATTACTTATTTTACAGTTCATACCAATTTGATGATGCTAATAGCATAGGAGGTCCTTGCTTCTACACTTTTCTTTTACTACAAACTCATCCATTAGAAGTCTTAATGAGCACATACATCATTACTTCCATTACATGCTGTGAAAGCTTTGCATGGCTACAAGTGACACTGATATCAGTTTAATTGATTATTTGTGGGAATTATCAGCTTTGCTATTAATAGTTCAGCTATTCTGGAACTGACCTTTAATTCCTGAATGCATGATGTTGACGTTTTTGAAGATTGGGCGTCGTTCTTAGAGAATCATTTCTTTTTTTAGGTTTTCTACTTTTTGGTATACTTCTTGTATTATGGGTGTTTTTGTGCCCAAACAATTAATAAAttttattaagaaaaaaaaaagggagtttGTTAGCAACTCTGCCTGAGTTCCAAAATCATGATGTTTGTTTATTTGGGCTTGCAGTTATTGACACTGATGTTCTCCTCAAAAAAGATCTTTTAACTCTCGATGAAGCTTTGAAAACTTCATATAATGCTGTTCTGATGGCTGTTAATGCCATTTCAATTCTTATGTCTGTAAGTTGTTTTTTCCTTCGATAAGTCTCATTTGTTTTTTCCTTCGATAAGTCTCATAAGTTCTTTTTCctctccttttattttcttttttcttactgCTTTCTGAATTTTGTTTTCTTAGTCTTTATACAATTTTTGATTGATGTATTTATCTAATACCTATCTGTTTGTAAACTTGCAACAATAACAGAAGGACCACATAAAGCTTCTAGATGTTACAGATTGTGGTACCAAAGAACTGAGTGGTCCAGAGCTAATAAATGTAAGAACTATGCAGTCTTATTTTACATAGTTAAGTTCTATTGCTGATAAAATAGATTTTATTTTGGATTGTATTACCTCTAGTATTGCATGATAGGTACAATAAGTTCTTATCCTTGGAAATCGTGATTATGTACAAATTAGTAAATTTCGCCGCTCTAGAGGCCACTACAATTTTCATATTTTTGGCAACTTGCAGATCGAAATATTTGAACTTTTGTATAGTTGAAAATTGTACCTTCTGATAATTCTTAAAAAGGAGTCACTTAAATTTAGGGACCAGAATAGGAGTATtgatgaaagtttttggaagaatgGAAAGGAAGGAAGAAAAAACTGAAGAAAAGGAGAACAAGATGGAGGAGAAGGGACAGAAAGTAAAATCATTCACCTTATATCCAGACAGATTTAATTAAATCTTATTGGTGGGCAGAAAAAGAAATTAGTTCTGTTGAAGCAATTTACTGTATATTTTAAAAAAGGATCATTCAATCCAAAAGTTCTTTAAATTGGATCCCTAGCTCTTGGTGCATTACACCAAATGAATTTTGTAGATTCTGTTACGGAACTTTATACATTTTTATAGTTTTTTGTCTACTCAAACTGAAGGCTAAAGTGATTATTTCAGATTCTTGAAAGCTACAAAGAGGCAAAGACTGGTTTTGGTGCTGGCTACAATATCGAAACTTCAATTCTGCGAGCTGTCTACGACTGCCCATTCCTTGGCTCAGGAGTAAAGGTCAGGAGTAATTCAGTTACTGTGTTAAGAGTATATGCTTTCATTTCCCGTCTGCATACTTGACAGCTAATAATTCCAGCTTCCAACTTATGACTTCAGTCAAGTTTCTTATATCCttttaaatttctcatttttcaCATGTTTATTGAAGGTATTTTTTGTAAGCTTATTATGATTTCTCTTTCTCGACCTTGCAGTCTTTTGACCTCCATTTTGAGGCCTTCATTTTTTTGTCTTATGTTCTTCCTCAGGGGTCAAATGGTGTGGTTATATGCATTATTGCAAGTTCAGGTGTTGTAAATTCCAGTGATGTGGGTAGCATCTTGCACACATTTCGGCAAACTACTGGATGTAATGGAGACATTGTGATTTCCATCATCCAGGAACCCAATATGGAGCCAGATTTAATAGTTACTACTTTAGTTACGTGTGGGTAAGTCATCTTAACAAATACTGAGCCAAATTCTATCTTCATCCTTttgttagagtagttatagttgTATTTTAAGATCTATCTTGTCTAGGACTCTCTACTCTAGAAATAGATCCTTATGTACTTTTGCTTCCGGCACTTGATGAATGAGCATTTTATGAACTGATATCCTTAGTTTAGGCTATGGGCAGTCACCCAGGATGCGTGGGTGGTGGGATGATGACAGCGATTGTGGACTGAGCTGTAATTGTTTTGTACAAATGGTTAAGACGAGTAACTTATCAACGAGACAAAATAGGAAAGCTGTTTTAAGATATCAATGGCAGTTTACTACACATGTTGTTGACATCATTAAAAATGGTACTATTCAGAGACATGACTAATTGACTATAGAAGAGATATCTGGAGTGACTTAGTGGGCTAGAGACCTTGGTAGTTTTCAAGCTTCACGGAGGTCCTCTTAGTTCCAGTTAGAGAGGATGTTATCGTCAGCTACTTAtgcattatattttgaaatatCAGAAGAATGTTGTAAACCCATCACTGTTAATCAAACTGATGGTGTGAGCTGTGGCCTGTGAGAGTAGATACTAAAGTTTCCTTGGGAATAAAGGGTATATCTGGTCTTTTGGCACATAGTAAATTTAACACGTGCGGTTAGAGAAGTAGAGAGTTCTCAGGCCAGACTAGTATATCATGTACAAGAGGAACCATAAGATTGCTTCCATTAATCTCTAAATTGCTCATTCTTATTGTCGAGGATCTTTGAGTCCTTTTTGGATCTGTCCACACTCCACGACTTTATTGGTTGATCATTAGTGTGGTTCTAAGTACGTGAAAATATGAAAAACTTCATGATACTCCATCTCAGCTGTATATTACCAGGTCTTCCCCTATTAGTACCAGAGGAAGTAGGATCTTTAAATCTATAGAAGTGTAGGAACTCTTTTATATTGTTGTTTGTTGGACCATCAGGGTTATAGAATTTTTCCTTTTTCGATTGGTAAAGTGACAAAACTACAGCACCAAGTTGGCACCGCAAGTGTTCACGAGTTATGTGGACTCATTTCTTCAGACAAGTAGGAGTCTGTAAAATCCCTGTACATTGTTAAAGTCATTTACAAAAGTCCTACTACTACAAGAATCTTACAAAAGCTATGTATCTTTAAAACATCTAAttcctttttatatgaaaaatatataaatgagTAGTCCTCCTTTGTGCCTCTAACCCTTTTTGATGCTCTGATCCTTGCAATAGGCTGCTGGAGCTTTCGAGCTGTCTGGCGTTGGCCATCTTACCGCAAATTGATTTTAAGAACACGCCATatgtaacatatatatttatattgcgGCTCTGATTCTTCCTTGGTGGTTTGGTTGAAAAAAAGTTTCCTGTAAAAAGTATTTTCAAATTCTTTTTACCTGGTTCTAAAACAAACGCCACCTGATCCTCTGTCCCCTGCCTCACTTCTTCACATCCCCATTCCTGTCCAATAAATATATCTAGCTCTAAATAAAAACTAAGACTCTCGAACTAGAAAATGATAAGAAATAGTGATAATGTCATTTATGATgcagtatctttttttttttaactgaatgATACCAAGGATTCAGTATTGTTGCGTTATAGATAAGTTTAATATACAATCTTGTATTCAGCTACAAATGCTTGCTGATACTGTAATTCTTAGAACAAGATATCCTAACTTGACTCAAATATCAATTAAGCTTGCCTTGATTATTATAGAATGTGATCAACTGATTAAAGGAGAGCATGTATATGGATTTTTTCAGCTAGGTGCAAATTCCTTTATTGAGAGGAAGTCTTTCATTGTTTAATCTGCTTTATTGACTAATCAGTGAATGTCTAGTGCCTGCTATTGGTTCATATCAGATACTGGAATTGTATCCTCTTGCCTTTTATTTTCGTCTGTTTGCCTGTATACTGTAAAGTCTGCGTAGACGTCACCCTCCCAGACCCCACTCGTGGGACTGTGCTGGGAATGTTGTTGCTGCTGCCTGTATACTGTCTTTTTCTTTCCGTCTGGTTCCTTTATTGTTGCCACATTATTCACTGTGGATGTTATAGCAATGGTTTGCTAAAGTGTTCAACCTGTTATTTTACCGGATCTGTACAACTATCTAAAATCCTAATTCTTGAGTACTTATGATTCTTAGGTACACTACACAGGTACCATCCCGGAAAAGTAGTTTATTGTCTAGACTAGCGCAacatattccgttcatttttaaTATCCTTAAGAAGCCAGATCCACCACTTCAAACTGCCAAAGAAAGTGAAATCGATGAGACTTCAGAAATTTCTGATATGGCAGAATTTGTTTCTATGGATAATGCACCAGAGGATATGTCCGTCTATTCTGGGGAACTGCAGGCATTATTTCCTACCAATAGTGAAGACACATCCTTTTTGAGGTTTTCCTCTATTCTTTTAAAACCATCTAAGTTCACCTTTGCTGAAATCATTCGCGGACGACTTATTATGCTCTTACATACAGAAATTTTGTTGCTTTGCAGAGATTATAATGATGTCTCTGATGAAAGGAAGCTTGAACTGTCAAATTCTGACGTTGCTACTGAAGGTACATAATTATTTTTGTTTTAGGTTGACTCAGTTTTTCATTCAGTAGCATTTTGACATGAATGTAATTAAGGCTATTCATCAATTTCAATAATAAGATTAAAGTGGATAACAAATTTTTTTACATAAGCAAATCAGAAATATGAGTCTATAATGGAATAGTGAAATCCTGATCAGGTTGGATTTTGCAGCACCtcttgttttcaaaagagagCTTCTCACAAGATGGAATCTGGGGCCAGGAAACGACACTTCAGAAGGCTTAGCTACAAAAGGGACCGAGAACTTGGAAGACAAAAACATGGTTGACAATACCAGCACGTACAAACTTCCAGTTGGTGTAAAGCATAAAGAACAGTTACAAACTAGTCCAGGTTCCTCAAATTCAAGAAATTCAGGGAGGAAATCTGAAGAAAGTAGAAGTGCACAGCCTAGAGATATTTCAAGTCTATCCCAGGATGCAGTGGATGAAGAATACAGCGAAATTATTGCAGATGTTTACAAATCTAACTTCTCCTATGCCAGTCTTCCAAAAAGGAAAGGAGTTCTCTCTTCTCGGGCGGCCTCTATGCTGGTACATAGCCTAATTTTAGCGCTGGACCTAATCAAATTTAATTTTATCATAAAAACTTACTAATTTAGATAACTATAAGTTGTTTAGAAAGAGTTCAGTAGGTGATTGCACAAATTTTTTTCTACATTATAGTTTATAATCAATTGCCTAAGTTTCTTTAAATTTCTAACTTCGGCTTTATGGAGTGTTAAATTAGCCGGTGGATTTGTTGGATTTTTTCACTTATCTTACTGATCTATGTGCAACAGATACCTTATGAATAAGAAATGATGAATACTATTTCTAATAATGAAGAAATTTAAAggtggtatgtcaaaatctgctGTTGATTTTTTGCAATGCAAATTTATGCACTGGTAATGGGCCTCAATACAAGTAGAAACCAAGAAAGGAAATGTAAATGTTAACGATGTACTGGATCTTACTCATTTTTCTTTATGCAATCATAAATAAGTTGTGGTTCCATGATTTAACTTAGCAGATTTG
Coding sequences:
- the LOC132625820 gene encoding protein ACCUMULATION AND REPLICATION OF CHLOROPLASTS 3, chloroplastic isoform X2; this encodes MDLLLPVPLKLFTFSRASLCAFNSHSSSHQRIRTRVNCTPKPVRAESNSNFNNKDSNNDCEGNGSLNNVWEENEFVEVFGIGSRKDTLLEFCLASPSLSSALRFWNILVKDSEKVLLQEKLPTEGVSSRIVEVPSAINSCSKAVILVASAAYGTDHIPALDIIRRLKSRNGLAIGIILKPFSFEGRRRYDEVTDLIDKLQKHATVCIVIDTDVLLKKDLLTLDEALKTSYNAVLMAVNAISILMSKDHIKLLDVTDCGTKELSGPELINILESYKEAKTGFGAGYNIETSILRAVYDCPFLGSGVKGSNGVVICIIASSGVVNSSDVGSILHTFRQTTGCNGDIVISIIQEPNMEPDLIVTTLVTCGYTTQVPSRKSSLLSRLAQHIPFIFNILKKPDPPLQTAKESEIDETSEISDMAEFVSMDNAPEDMSVYSGELQALFPTNSEDTSFLRDYNDVSDERKLELSNSDVATEAPLVFKRELLTRWNLGPGNDTSEGLATKGTENLEDKNMVDNTSTYKLPVGVKHKEQLQTSPGSSNSRNSGRKSEESRSAQPRDISSLSQDAVDEEYSEIIADVYKSNFSYASLPKRKGVLSSRAASMLEAERDSKKRWIPIIEMKYRGGIYRGRVEGGLPEGKGCLSLGDGSKYDGMWRYGKKSGLGTFYFNNGDIYRGSWRDDLMHGKEC
- the LOC132625820 gene encoding protein ACCUMULATION AND REPLICATION OF CHLOROPLASTS 3, chloroplastic isoform X1 is translated as MDLLLPVPLKLFTFSRASLCAFNSHSSSHQRIRTRVNCTPKPVRAESNSNFNNKDSNNDCEGNGSLNNVWEENEFVEVFGIGSRKDTLLEFCLASPSLSSALRFWNILVKDSEKVLLQEKLPTEGVSSRIVEVPSAINSCSKAVILVASAAYGTDHIPALDIIRRLKSRNGLAIGIILKPFSFEGRRRYDEVTDLIDKLQKHATVCIVIDTDVLLKKDLLTLDEALKTSYNAVLMAVNAISILMSKDHIKLLDVTDCGTKELSGPELINILESYKEAKTGFGAGYNIETSILRAVYDCPFLGSGVKGSNGVVICIIASSGVVNSSDVGSILHTFRQTTGCNGDIVISIIQEPNMEPDLIVTTLVTCGYTTQVPSRKSSLLSRLAQHIPFIFNILKKPDPPLQTAKESEIDETSEISDMAEFVSMDNAPEDMSVYSGELQALFPTNSEDTSFLRDYNDVSDERKLELSNSDVATEAPLVFKRELLTRWNLGPGNDTSEGLATKGTENLEDKNMVDNTSTYKLPVGVKHKEQLQTSPGSSNSRNSGRKSEESRSAQPRDISSLSQDAVDEEYSEIIADVYKSNFSYASLPKRKGVLSSRAASMLEAERDSKKRWIPIIEMKYRGGIYRGRVEGGLPEGKGCLSLGDGSKYDGMWRYGKKSGLGTFYFNNGDIYRGSWRDDLMHGKGWFYFHTGDRWFVNFWKGKANGEGRFYSKLGDVFFGHFKDGLRHGQFLCINIDGTRSVEVWDEGHLQSRKNLDSETETG